In a genomic window of Gigantopelta aegis isolate Gae_Host chromosome 9, Gae_host_genome, whole genome shotgun sequence:
- the LOC121380523 gene encoding cleavage and polyadenylation specificity factor subunit 3-like, whose translation MLEQKNNMSAKRKADCQVPAEETDQLTIRPLGSGQEVGRSCHLLEFKGKRIMLDCGIHPGMNGYASLPFLDLADVEDIDLLLISHFHLDHCGALPYLLEKTAFKGRCFMTHASKAIYRWLLSDYVKVSNIATEDMLYAEKDIESSMNKIETVNFHQETDVNGIKFWCYNAGHVLGAAMFMIEIAGVKVLYTGDYSRQEDRHLMAAEIPNVRPDVVIIESTYGTHLHENREDRELRFTGLVHDIVNRGGRCLVPVFALGRAQELLLILDEYWSNHPELHDIPIYYASSLAKKCMTVYQTYINAMNEKIRRQISISNPFVFKHIINLKSMEQFEDIGPSVVLASPGMMQSGLSRELFESWCTDKRNGCIIAGYCVEGTLAKLILSEPEEIQTMSGQKLPMKCSVDYISFSAHADYKQTSEFLRALKPPHVVLVHGEANEMSRLKSALQREYEDNSEYKMEVHNPRNTVAVELHFRGEKMAKVVGTLASSKPNQGTKISGILVKRNFNYHIVAPNDLPTYTDLAMSTVTQRLSIAYTGTMPMLLYYLNQLSGDAVQTKVNDKVTLRVFQSILVIFEPRMVVIEWIANPISDMYADAVVTVILRAEKDPMPQKAVPTPIKVDKNHFQECVMDMLHEMFGPESTGKFIRQDKLTVTVDEKSAVINLNTLEVSCNDEALQQVIHTAVTRLHQAITPLKVA comes from the exons ATGTTAGAACAGAAGAACAACATGTCGGCGAAAAGAAAAGCGGATTGTCAGGTGCCGGCTGAAGAAACCGATCAGCTCACGATTAGACCGCT AGGGTCAGGACAGGAAGTAGGTCGATCATGTCATCTTTTGGAGTTCAAGGGCAAAAGAATAATG CTGGATTGTGGGATCCACCCTGGAATGAATGGATATGCATCTCTGCCGTTTCTTGACCTGGCAGACGTTGAAGACATTGACTTGCTTCTCATTAGCCA TTTTCACTTGGATCACTGTGGTGCTCTGCCCTATCTGTTGGAGAAGACAGCATTTAAAGGGCGATGTTTCATGACACACGCTAGCAAAGCCATTTACCGATGGCTGCTGTCTGATTACGTCAAAGTCAG TAATATAGCCACAGAAGATATGCTGTATGCTGAAAAAGATATTGAAAGCAGCATGAATAAAATAGAAACAGTGAACTTTCATCAG gAGACTGATGTGAATGGTATTAAGTTCTGGTGCTACAATGCTGGTCATGTGCTTGGTGCAGCCATGTTTATGATAGAAATAGCTGGTGTTAAG GTTTTATACACTGGAGACTATTCTCGACAAGAAGATCGGCATTTAATGGCAGCAGAGATTCCGAACGTCCGTCCTGATGTTGTTATAATT GAATCTACATATGGTACTCATCTGCATGAAAACCGTGAAGACAGAGAACTCCGATTTACTGGTCTAGTTCACGATATCGTCAACAGAGGGGGTCGGTGTTTAGTTCCAGTGTTTGCTCTAGGAAGAGCTCAAGAATTGTTGTTAATTTTAG ATGAGTACTGGAGTAATCATCCTGAACTTCACGACATTCCGATATATTACGCCTCGTCCCTTGCGAAGAAGTGCATGACTGTGTACCAGACTTACATCAACGCCATGAATGAGAAGATCCGACGCCAGATCTCCATCAGCAACCCGTTTGTCTTCAAACATATCATCAACCTAAAA AGTATGGAACAGTTTGAAGACATTGGTCCATCTGTGGTGCTAGCGAGTCCTGGAATGATGCAGAGCGGTCTCTCGCGAGAACTCTTTGAAAGCTGGTGTACCGACAAGAGGAACGGCTGTATTATCGCCGGGTACTGTGTGGAGGGAACCCTGGCGAAG cTGATCTTGTCAGAGCCAGAGGAGATCCAGACGATGTCCGGACAGAAGCTGCCGATGAAGTGTTCGGTGGACTACATCTCATTTTCTGCCCACGCAGACTACAAACAGACCAGTGAATTCCTCCGTGCTCTGAAGCCGCCTCATGTC GTTCTGGTTCATGGGGAAGCAAACGAGATGAGTCGTCTCAAGTCTGCGCTGCAGCGCGAGTACGAGGACAACAGTGAGTACAAGATGGAAGTGCACAACCCACGCAACACTGTGGCCGTCGAATTGCACTTCCGCGGAGAGAAGATGGCAAAG gTTGTTGGAACATTGGCTTCTTCCAAACCGAATCAAGGGACAAAGATTTCTGGCATTCTTGTGAAGAGAAACTTCAACTATCACATCGTGGCTCCTAATGATCTACCTA CTTACACGGACCTGGCGATGAGTACAGTGACCCAGCGACTCAGCATCGCCTATACTGGCACCATGCCGATGCTCCTCTACTACCTCAATCAGCTTTCCGGGGACGCGGTACAAACCAAGGTCAACGACAAGGTCACACTGAGGGTCTTCCAGAGCATTCTGGTTATCTTTGAACCAAGAATGGTGGTCATAGAG TGGATCGCCAACCCCATCTCAGACATGTATGCCGATGCGGTAGTGACCGTGATTCTCAGAGCAGAGAAAGATCCCATGCCACAGAAAG cTGTACCAACACCGATCAAGGTGGACAAGAATCATTTCCAGGAATGTGTGATGGACATGCTACACGAGATGTTTGGACCGGAGAGCACGGGAAAGTTCATCAGACAGGACAAACTGACAGTTACCGTTGACGAGAAATCAGCCGTCATCAATCTGAACACGCTG gAGGTATCTTGTAATGACGAGGCACTGCAACAGGTGATTCACACAGCTGTGACGCGACTTCACCAGGCAATCACACCACTTAAAGTCGCTTGA
- the LOC121382080 gene encoding E3 ubiquitin-protein ligase RFWD3-like has translation MMDEDDDSDVEIIDPSPEQTDDEDELVDITGDDIPVPIIEVQLPHSPEFVALQVDSDNTTDVDDNDNEDNEDTDLFEDNTSNQENIPLEVTVWPNVPEDIDNQELVPAATSSQDTIQPGTAANEQRVSQETSNQQAGSSETANQQPLFVAPESFPALLVVPVSHRVLTSHNDSVSEFQSPKRRKLMTPEKRKLSDSEDDSDCCPICFDPWTTSGTHRLASLKCGHLFGQSCIEKWLKGQGGKCPQCNSKAKRQDIRVLYTKSIKAVDTTERDQALKELEKEREARRRVELEGAQTRLQYQLAVGECNRLREEIDKQRRQLEALRSQASSSQSLSNVETSSSSSSQCSSDGRFVLDRTVKIWEAGQCRVIAYSRALAAVVISQPSSSPLFPGFGVKKISAMDFKTTQFLTIHSKAIRDICFHPVVDDGILLSCSLDRTIKMTSIISNTVVQTYNSPTPVWSCVWNADDRNFFYAGLQNGTVLEFDIRNTTSFVQQLNTENSKSPVVALQYVPRDHNSSFRPRGLLVGQLDRISFYEKKTDSQLRLHILPLEGSLTSLDFEPNLRQLLASFRPTGKQPIVRHQMCEMTCASVRLDSIAENMCSCNIIQTLKGGRTQTVLSRSRLVPHPTNPHRLLVCAGDETSTTLQIWDSGTGQLIQQLQCQGLVVDVVMIHVNHTTYLLALTDKHLKVHKWIGNQ, from the exons AACACAACAGATGTTGATGACAATGATAATGAAGATAATGAAGACACTGATCTGTTTGAGGATAATACATCAAACCAGGAAAATATTCCACTTGAAGTAACCGTCTGGCCAAATGTTCCAGAAGACATAGACAATCAGGAACTTGTTCCAGCAGCAACATCCAGTCAGGACACCATTCAACCTGGGACAGCAGCCAATGAGCAGAGAGTGTCACAAGAGACATCCAATCAGCAAGCTGGTTCTTCAGAGACAGCCAATCAGCAGCCTTTGTTCGTGGCACCAGAAAGTTTTCCAGCATTACTTGTTGTCCCAGTTAGCCATCGTGTTTTGACTTCCCACAATGACTCGGTTTCGGAATTCCAGTCTCCGAAACGACGGAAGCTTATGACACCAGAGAAGAGAAAACTGAGTGACTCTGAGGATGACAGTGAT TGTTGTCCCATTTGTTTTGATCCTTGGACCACTTCCGGCACTCACAGACTGGCATCGTTAAAGTGCGGACACCTGTTTGGTCAgag tTGTATTGAGAAGTGGTTGAAGGGACAGGGAGGTAAATGTCCACAGTGCAATTCCAAAGCAAAGAGGCAAGATATTCGGGTTCTTTACACAAAGTCTATAAAG GCGGTGGACACGACGGAGCGCGACCAAGCGTTGAAGGAGCttgagaaggagagagaggcTCGGAGGAGGGTTGAGTTGGAAGGAGCCCAGACACGCTTACAGTACCAGCTGGCTGTCGGAGAGTGTAACCGACTCCGAGAAGAGATCGACAAACAGAGGAGACAGTTAGAGGCTTTGAG GTCACAGGCCAGTTCGAGTCAGAGTTTGTCGAATGTTGAGACGTCTTCATCCTCCAGCAGTCAGTGTTCGTCTGATGGGAGGTTCGTGCTCGACAGGACTGTCAAAATATGGGAG GCTGGTCAATGTCGTGTGATAGCGTACAGTCGAGCCCTGGCTGCTGTGGTCATCTCGCAGCCTTCATCTAGTCCTCTCTTTCCTGGTTTTGGAGTTAAAAAG ATCAGTGCCATGGACTTCAAAACGACCCAGTTCCTGACGATCCACAGCAAAGCGATCCGAGACATCTGTTTCCATCCTGTAGTGGATGACGGTATTCTGTTGTCATGTTCATTGGACCGGACCATCAAGATGACCAGCATCATCAGTAACACTGTCGTACAGAC ATATAACAGCCCCACGCCAGTTTGGAGTTGTGTTTGGAATGCAGATGATCGTAATTTCTTCTATGCCGGACTTCAGAACGGTACAGTTCTGGAGTTTGACATCCGCAACACGACCAGCTTCGTCCAGCAGTTGAATACTGAGAACAGCAAGTCTCCGGTTGTAGCCCTGCAGTACGTGCCACGCGATCACAATTCCAGCTTCAG GCCCAGAGGTTTGTTAGTTGGACAACTGGATCGGATTAGTTTCTATGAGAAAAAGACTGACAGCCAGCTTCGTCTTCACATACTGCCATTGGAAG GAAGTTTAACGAGTTTAGATTTTGAACCAAATCTCCGTCAACTACTAGCAAGTTTCCGACCAACTGGCAAACAGCCGATTGTCAGACACCAG ATGTGTGAAATGACGTGTGCTAGTGTTCGCCTTGACTCGATCGCTGAGAACATGTGTTCATGCAACATCATCCAGACACTGAAAGGAGGTCGTACACAAACCGTGCTGTCGCGGTCCCGCCTGGTGCCACACCCAACAAACCCACACAGGCTGCTAGTCTGTGCAGGGGACGAAACCAGCACAACA CTCCAGATCTGGGATTCTGGCACGGGTCAACTCATCCAACAGCTGCAGTGTCAAGGCTTAGTGGTGGACGTGGTGATGATACATGTGAACCACACCACCTACCTCCTGGCCCTCACAGACAAACACCTTAAGGTTCACAAGTGGATTGGAAACCAGTAA